The segment AGCCTCATCTCAGTGTCTGATTGTcttgattaattttttatgaataaagGTAAACTTCCACTACTACTGGAGATCTTGTTTGTTATCATTTTTTGTAAGAGCATagaaataaaccaaaaacctGTTCACCAATCAATGTGGCTGAATATAAGAGGAGTCTTCAATGCACATTGTTTATAGTGGAGTTCTCCTCTCCTCTCACAGTAGCCAAAAAAGTTACAGACAGAACAAAGAACTATGTGTGTATATGCATAGAAGTACacagtacaaaaaaaaaatgaactgCCTAAACCAGtctaataataacaaaatctcATCACAATAttgagaagaaaagaaaacacaatatcatcatcttcatttataaatattcctTGGTCTTTGGGTTTGTGTTTGGGTCTGAAAGCTAGTGTTTCAGAGATATGCTAATGCTCTTCTCTAAACCCATCTTCATAGGTCCTCCCACGATGCTCCCTTTCTGCATCATCGCCACAAACTCGTTGTAGTCTATTCGTCCATCCTGTAACAATGATtcaatgttttttaaatatgtgtTATCTCATCATTGCTGAGAATATAATGCAGTTTAGAATAAGATGAGAAGTGTGTGTAAGAAGGAGCTTTTTTTACCTTGTCTTGATCAACATCACGCATCATTTCTTCAATGCGGGCATCTTCAACACCAAACTCCTCACAAGCATGTTGAAGCTCGTCAGGGGTGATAAATCCGCTCCCGTCCTTGTCAAAGTAGGAGAAGGCAGCGAACAAATGGTCCTCTTTCTCTATTTTGTTTAGATGCAATGTTGCAGCTATGAACTCTTTGTAGTCTATCGTTCCACTGTTGTCCACATCAGCCTGAAATACAAAGAGAGAGAACATACAAAGATCACTGCAAATCCCAAGCAAACCATGGAACTATAACCAGAACATACTGAATAACTGAAGCAGTTAAAAGACTTACAGCTTGCATAAGGTCAAGAATCTCCGACTCTTTGAGATTGGCACCAACTCGTTTCAGTCCTGCTTTCAGTTCTTCGAAAGTTATCTGACCACTATTGTCTGCGTCAATCATTTTGAACATTTCTTTCAAACCGGCTATTTCTTCTTCAGATAAGCTCTCGGCTATAACCTACAAAAAGTTGAAAAAtggaaggaaaaaaaacacttaattCTATCGTCtgagtttcttttttctttttgggatCTTGTTTAGCATTAAGAACGACGGAAGCTTACTCTAAGAGCCATTTTCTTGAACTTGTTCATGGCGGAAAATTGCTTCATACGGCTCAAAACAGCAGAGTCCAGAGGTTTATCTGGAGCCACACCATCAATTTGAACCCATGGATGACCTGTTTAGAGTCAAAAACAAGACAAATGTAATTGAAAAATCAACTACATATATGCTAATAATCAAGATCAATCAGGCTTAAAATGAACTTACATAATACTTGATGTGCGGTTAGTCTTCGCTTGGGGTCTCTTACAAGCATTTTCTGAACCAAGTCTTTTGCGCCTTCAGAGATGCTTGGCCAGGGATCAGATGAGAAGTCAAGATCTCCATGAAGGACCTGTTCGAATATCCCTTGTTCGGTTTCTGTTAAATGTCATGGAAACATCACTTGTTTAGAGCCTTAAATGAAAAACAAGACAACTGAATGTTAAAATGATGCAACCGCTGCTCTTACCGGCCCAGAAAGGAGGAACACCACTTAACAAAATGTAAATAATCACACCAGCACTCCACACATCTGATTCAGGACCATAACGCTTTCTAAGAACTTCCGGAGCTACATAATATGGACTACCAACAACATCTGTAAAAACCtcatctgcaaaaaaaaattgaaaaggaaaaaaaactaagtTCCAAACTCAAACATATAAGATGTCTTTGTAAATCTAATGATTGAACCTGGCTTGAAGAACATTGAGAGTCCAAAGTCGATCGTTTTCAATAGAGAATCTTCCTCTCTACTAACAAACAGAAAATTCTCAGGCTTGAGATCTCTATGCATAACACCAAGAGAGTGACAAGTCTCCAAAACCCCAACAATGGTTCTCGCCAGCTCAGCTGCTTTCCTCTCAGTGTAATGCCCACGCTGAATAATCCTATCGAAAAGCTCGCCACCCGAACACAGCTCCATCACTAGATGCACCGCCACAACATCCTCGTAAGCTCCTTTGATGGATATAACATTCGGATGACCAGCCAAGTGATGCATGATCTGAATCTCTCTCCTCACGTCTTCGACGTCCTCGTCCGTCAGAAGCTTCCTCTTGGAAATGGACTTGCAAGCGTACTCGTTCCCGGTGCCTTTCTCGAGGCATAAGAAGGTTGTCCCGAACTGCCCTTGTCCGAGTTTCCTTCCCAGTGAGTAGAACTCTTTGAAGTTTTCAGTCTTCCTCTGCAACACTGACTCGGTCCTGAGACCTGCGCTGGACACTCTCCTCATGTGTTTAGGCTTGTTGGGATCAGGTTTCGTCTCCGGATTGGTTTCACTCTTTGTTTCTGGTTTTTTTGGCTCCGGGTTGGATTCAGGCTTTGTTTCTGGTTTTGTTGGCTCCGGGTTGGATTCAGGCTTTGTTTCTGGTTTTGTTGGCTCCGGTTTGGATTCAGGCTTTGTTGTCTCCACCTGCACAACAACTTCCTGCTTGGCTTCTTCAGGTTcgggtttgggtttggtttcaGCTTCGGGAATGGAGCTAGGATTAGGGATAGTGACTTGCTCAGGGGGTTTATTCTGGACTTGATCAGGTACTGCGTCTTTGGCAACTCCTGCATTGCTGCCATGGGAAGAAGCTTGCTCAGCTCCGATCCGTGGCCGCCACAAAGCAGCTGAAACAGTTTGCAAGAAACCATTTCCAGAAAGGTTTGGTCCTACACAAGCATTACCCATCTCCTTTAACTTATTATGAAACTCCTAAATCAACGTTCTCCAGATGAAAAAAAATCGCATTCAAGCTTTCCACATCACGATCTGATCAAAAGAGCATAAACTGATCTCTCTGATCTGATCTCATTGAGAGACTATCAAGTGAAAAGTCAAATCCTTCACAATCTAATCTTGGTGCTCTCTTCTCCAACGACAAGCGAGTATCAGAGAAACGTGATCATCACTCCCAGATCAGGGAATGGTTTAAAACTCATGAATACAGATGAACaagcagaagaaaaaaaaatcccagCTTTTTCACAAGGGTGATGTGAAAAATCGAAAATTTAAATGAACCCAGAACAGAAAAGGACGAAATTCAGATAATGGAAATGGTCTGAAAACAATTAAGATCTGGGATGATGGAAAATAAGAAAgaacaatttttgttttgtttatctgGTCGGAAAATAAGGGAGGGAAAATGAAGGGGATGGGTTAATAGCAATTAAATATGCATAAAACCTCAAGGATTTGTAATCTTCTGTATAACAAAGTCAATcgtggagaagaagatgattgaAGAAGGAGATGATGATCCAAGGAGTTTGGCTTAAATTCACCAGCGTACTTTGCGGTCTCATTGtctgaaattaattatttttgtactACCCCACTCGCTCCTAGCATCTGCAGGCGATAAGAATAATCAAAACTAATTTAATTATGTCAAAGAAAGGTTAATAACACAATCAGGACACTGTTAAATACCATCACTAGAATACAAATAGGTTTATTTAACTGAAAATTTATTCGTTGGTTACAAAACAGTATGGAAGAACTGTTCATAAAcaatacataagaaaaaaaataccaaatacAATAGTTTGTCATGCAAACCAATGAAGCCAAAAAAAAGCCTACCGGTCAAAAGATTGTTTCAAGAAAGATGGAAGAGCGGTTTTCTATGAGCTGCGATAATTAACCGGAGGATATCGCTTTGTAGCCTTCCTTTTCCAATAATTTTGCCAAGGACCTGTCTCCGGTTTTAATGATTCTTCCATTCTCCTGAAAATGTATAACATACATGAACCACCGATACAAACAAAACCCAAGTAAATCGAGCCCATATGAGCTTTGTGGACAAGCAAAAAGAAGGCTGGTTTGGAAACAATACTGACCATGATGTGTATGAGTGTTGGTTTGATGTAGTCAAGTAGGCGTTGATAGTGGGTTATCATCAGAACAGAGTTTTTTGGTGTCAAAAGCCCATTCACCGCCTTTGCCACATCTTGAAGAGCATCAACATCCAGCCCTGAATCTATCTCGTC is part of the Raphanus sativus cultivar WK10039 chromosome 5, ASM80110v3, whole genome shotgun sequence genome and harbors:
- the LOC108859503 gene encoding calcium-dependent protein kinase 2, coding for MGNACVGPNLSGNGFLQTVSAALWRPRIGAEQASSHGSNAGVAKDAVPDQVQNKPPEQVTIPNPSSIPEAETKPKPEPEEAKQEVVVQVETTKPESKPEPTKPETKPESNPEPTKPETKPESNPEPKKPETKSETNPETKPDPNKPKHMRRVSSAGLRTESVLQRKTENFKEFYSLGRKLGQGQFGTTFLCLEKGTGNEYACKSISKRKLLTDEDVEDVRREIQIMHHLAGHPNVISIKGAYEDVVAVHLVMELCSGGELFDRIIQRGHYTERKAAELARTIVGVLETCHSLGVMHRDLKPENFLFVSREEDSLLKTIDFGLSMFFKPDEVFTDVVGSPYYVAPEVLRKRYGPESDVWSAGVIIYILLSGVPPFWAETEQGIFEQVLHGDLDFSSDPWPSISEGAKDLVQKMLVRDPKRRLTAHQVLCHPWVQIDGVAPDKPLDSAVLSRMKQFSAMNKFKKMALRVIAESLSEEEIAGLKEMFKMIDADNSGQITFEELKAGLKRVGANLKESEILDLMQAADVDNSGTIDYKEFIAATLHLNKIEKEDHLFAAFSYFDKDGSGFITPDELQHACEEFGVEDARIEEMMRDVDQDKDGRIDYNEFVAMMQKGSIVGGPMKMGLEKSISISLKH